The Candidatus Abawacabacteria bacterium region GGAACAATTAGAAAAGAAGCCTTTGGCCCATGCAGGGATTGACCAGTCTGTTAGCAGTAATCAAATAGTGACATTGAATGGTTCCAGCTCAAGTGATCAGGACAGCATAGCCCTAACTTTCTTTTGGCAACAACTGTCTGGTCCTGAGGTGCACTTTTCTCCTACTCATGCACAAACGACTTTCATTGCGCCACATGTTAGTGAAGCTAGCGAACTGCGTTTTCAGCTAACAGTAAATGATGGTAAGAATGAGGCAGGTGATGAGGTTGTAGTCCATGTTTTACCGGAGAGCATTGTTCCTCTGACTACAGTAGCGCCACCAATACCTTCCGCGCCTACCTCACCTATAGCAATCTCCACTCCTCAAATTGTACCGGCATTGCTATTTATTGATGCTCCTGTCACTGTTCGCGTAGGCGAAAAAGTTCCTTTAAAGTCATCTTTCATTGATCCTGAAGCTAATTACTTCTGGCGTGTCGCTAACCATCCATTAGTGGTGAATGATCTGTATGAAGCGGAAACAAGTCTCACTATCCCTTCTGATTTCATTTCTGGTCATGAAATTATTCTAGAATTGGTAGTTACCAATAAAACCGACACTATCCGCAAACAGCATACAATGCTGGTAATAGGAGATACTGCGAGCAAGGAAACAGCAATTATTAAGCAAGCAAAGACAGCTGGAGGAAATGTGTCTTCAGTGGGTGTGTCTTTGCCATCATCAATATCTGCTGAGCCTGCTGCTTTGGCTGTTGATCCAGTTGGTCAGCAGGTCGAAGTGTCGTCAAACAACAATAGTAGCCAAGCATCTTTAGTGCAGAAACCGAATATGTTTGAGCCCAAAATGATGATTACTGTTATACTGGTCCTAGTGGGAATGCTCTGTGTCAGTTTCGCCTTATTATTTCGCCGTAAAGAACCGGCGAAGAGTCTAGTAACTTCCTCTCATACTTTCCTTTATGATCGACGAAAATAACACATCGCTCTCTCCTGAAACCGAGGAGGTGAATGTAACTAATGAAGCTGCAGAGCACCAAGAAGAGGGCTTGTTTGCCTGGGAAGGTCAAGAGAGAACTTGGTTATTGGCTGGTGCCTCTTGGTACTTCTATGGTGCTATCGTGGCAGTTTTATTATTGTTTTATGCTTTACTGACTCAAGCTTGGACTATGGCAGTGTTAATTTCTCTCCTGGCTGGAATCATTTTTTTATATTCTCAAGAACAGGCTCCCAAAGTAGAGGTGGTGATTAGCAGTAAGGGGATTTATATTGCTGAAGAATTTTATTCTTTTTCATTGATCAAGAGTGCCTGGTTCTCAGTCGATCATAAGGGACATTATCTTGTTTTTTCTTTGCTCAACAATCCTCGGGCAAGAATAAGTATTAGTTTCCAATCAGAAGAGCAGGCTGCCTTAGAAGTCATTTTAAGAGAATTTGTCGTCATAGATGAATTCCATCAAGATACCTGGTGGGAGCGAATAGAAAAGATGTTCTAATACTGCTGAATTCAGGATTATATTGACTTCATTTCGCCTTTCCCGTACATTTCCCTCGCTTTTGTTTTTGTTATGTCTCGCAAGCCAATCACTTTTTATAAAATCACTCGGAGTGGACCAAAGAGCAATAAAAAGCCTGAGAATGCTTTGAAGTCTCATGCTAAGTTGCAGACACGCATCGCTGTGGAAGGAAAAACCAAATGGCTAATAAATGCTTTGGAATTCAATACCCGCAAGCTTAAGAAATATGGTCTCTTAAACAAGCTCCCTAGTACTAAGTAAGCGAAGGGAGCAGTTAGGGGTGGAAGAATATTTGTCCTCCATGGGGTTTCGGATAGTTCAATGTGTCAATGACTTTTCCTGTGATCAGCAAGAGCTTGATTGTGTTTGGACTATTGGGTAGAGATAATCCTAAATCCTTAGTGGGGAGTGTCTTGGTGTTTTGACCATAAATAGTAAAGTCAGGAAGTTCATAAATTTGTTCAGCTATTTGCAGCTGATAATCTTTTAAATTGATACTAGTATTTTGCTTATTAGTGATTTTGATCCACTCACTATCCTTATCATTGCCAATAGCATTGGGAAGAATACTTGTGATATACACACTACCAATTTCTGGTTCAACAATAGCTGGTAAGTCAGCACAAGTAGTAGGTGGTGAAGAAGTGTAGTAAATGGTGCTCAATGTTCCTATTGTGCCCACTAAGGCACCGATTATCAATAATAATTTCATAGATTTTTCCGGATCATAATAGGAATCAATATGAAATGTTTGTTTTGACAAAGTGTGGGAATGAGAATATCTCAATAGTAGTAGCAATGAATTATGAAAACGAACTTAGCTTTTGTCTGTACAGAGTGTAATTATCAGACTAAAAAATGGCAGGGGAGATGCTCAGGCTGCGGAGCCTGGAATTCTTTAGTAGAAACGATGTCTACTTTTGAATCGCCAACATTTGATCAAAGTATTGTGGTCGAGCCTGTTTCTTTGCTAAGTA contains the following coding sequences:
- a CDS encoding lamin tail domain-containing protein; its protein translation is MKLLLIIGALVGTIGTLSTIYYTSSPPTTCADLPAIVEPEIGSVYITSILPNAIGNDKDSEWIKITNKQNTSINLKDYQLQIAEQIYELPDFTIYGQNTKTLPTKDLGLSLPNSPNTIKLLLITGKVIDTLNYPKPHGGQIFFHP